In one window of Chryseobacterium sp. JV274 DNA:
- a CDS encoding helix-turn-helix domain-containing protein: MQNYNDYEIDILALQIGCLIKFKRLEKNLSQEDIGLFIGSNATMIGRVERAETSPSWQNLLKIFQAVGLDYESLFQLKSLEENLLIVEKCLKLEKKLTKEKQDYYNSLKKLLKDKYKDLNKKKA, encoded by the coding sequence ATGCAAAATTACAATGACTATGAAATAGATATTCTCGCATTGCAAATAGGATGCTTGATCAAATTTAAAAGATTAGAGAAAAATCTTTCGCAGGAGGATATTGGATTATTCATTGGTTCAAATGCTACGATGATTGGAAGGGTGGAAAGAGCAGAAACTTCACCTAGTTGGCAGAATCTACTAAAAATTTTTCAAGCCGTTGGACTAGATTATGAATCACTGTTTCAATTAAAATCTTTGGAAGAAAACCTTTTGATTGTGGAAAAATGTCTAAAGCTGGAAAAAAAGCTTACAAAAGAAAAGCAAGACTATTATAATTCTCTTAAAAAGCTTTTGAAAGATAAATACAAAGATCTAAATAAAAAAAAGGCTTGA
- a CDS encoding SusC/RagA family TonB-linked outer membrane protein: protein MKNSYYHIGGIFFGLILTAVSITIKAQTRTISGTITSSGKPLPGVVISQEGSDQVTMTGNNGTYTLQVSAENPILLFRHPDYAEEKFRLTNQTVVNISLEQKVKGIEEVILNAGYYKVKDKERTGSIAKVSAKDIENQPVSNVLSAAQGRMAGVSITQNSGTPGGGFDIQIRGRNSLRTRSNSVIDGNQPLYIIDGVPVGTGMSSSYAGSILPNADINPLNSINPNDIESFEILKDADATAIYGSRGANGVVLVTTKKGKKGKVKLTLNSSYGLSHAISNLKMMNTAQYLDMRKQAFANSNISVYPANAYDINGTWDSNRYTDWRKELIGHYAALSNTQLSLSGGSENTNFLLSLSHNEQTTVFGRDFRYRTNIVSGNISHRSADRKFSFNSSNIFTATDNNLITSDATRQSYILAPNAPALYDAEGNLNWENNTFTNPAAAFENSYSNNNLQFLNNISMEYEAFDNFKLKLNGGLTYQTFDEWSLRPSTAYSPSAGATPLNSMSSKSNQYRLSMVIEPQISWMYRAGKHKFDILMGGTYQRDVSDRGEIQGSGFESNAFIYNIGAAINKVVLDQISTEYRYGAFFGRINYQYDKKYILNLTGRRDGSSRFGPNNKYAIFGAIGAAWLFSEEDFMKNISWLSFGKLRGSYGSSGSDNIGDYQYLDTFATANLIYNGSTGLAPTKLYNPDFSWERTIKTEAALELGLFNNRLNLSAAYYRNRSGNQLVGYQLSSVTGFSSVLANLDAVIQNTGFEFEASGEIINKGNFSWKSSFNITIPRNKLISFPGLEGSSYANTYVIGQPVNIVKLYQLQGVNPTTLVYDFTDFNGDGKIASPEDRQVIRNLGQQFYGGLSNELRYRNWNFSFLLQFVKQQSRNYNSAISSPGIMANLPVEALNVWSPSNPTGIYMPYRSTSNSSHSLFQNSDASVSDASFIRFKNVQLTYNLSLDSGIFREVKLYFQGQNLWTWTKFFGIDPEMTSFGFLPPLKTYSLGIQLTL, encoded by the coding sequence ATGAAAAATTCCTATTACCATATAGGAGGCATTTTCTTTGGGCTCATATTGACCGCTGTAAGCATTACTATAAAAGCCCAGACACGCACCATTTCCGGTACCATAACCTCATCAGGCAAACCTCTTCCAGGAGTCGTAATCTCTCAAGAGGGCAGTGATCAGGTAACCATGACCGGCAACAACGGAACCTATACTTTACAGGTTTCAGCAGAAAATCCCATCCTATTGTTCAGACACCCTGATTATGCAGAAGAAAAATTCAGACTCACTAATCAGACCGTCGTTAATATCAGCTTAGAACAAAAAGTAAAGGGAATCGAAGAAGTTATTCTCAACGCTGGCTACTACAAGGTTAAAGACAAAGAAAGAACCGGTAGTATCGCCAAAGTTTCAGCAAAAGATATAGAAAATCAGCCTGTCTCCAATGTCCTGTCAGCAGCACAGGGAAGAATGGCAGGAGTCAGTATCACCCAGAATTCAGGAACTCCCGGAGGTGGATTTGATATTCAGATCAGAGGTAGAAACAGCCTTCGGACCCGAAGCAATTCCGTAATTGATGGCAATCAGCCGCTCTATATTATTGATGGTGTTCCGGTAGGTACGGGAATGAGTTCCTCCTATGCAGGAAGTATCCTTCCCAATGCAGATATCAATCCGTTAAACAGTATAAATCCTAACGATATTGAAAGTTTCGAGATTCTGAAAGATGCTGATGCTACTGCCATCTATGGCTCAAGAGGTGCTAATGGAGTAGTGCTGGTGACCACCAAAAAAGGGAAAAAGGGAAAGGTAAAACTGACCCTGAACTCTTCCTATGGTCTGAGCCATGCCATTTCAAACCTTAAAATGATGAATACTGCTCAGTATCTTGATATGAGAAAGCAGGCATTTGCCAACAGTAATATCTCTGTCTATCCTGCTAACGCCTATGACATCAACGGAACTTGGGATTCCAATCGTTATACCGATTGGAGAAAGGAACTGATTGGTCATTATGCCGCTTTGTCAAATACCCAGCTTTCACTCAGTGGGGGAAGTGAAAATACTAATTTCCTGCTCAGTCTTAGTCATAATGAACAAACCACGGTGTTTGGCAGGGATTTCAGATACAGAACCAATATCGTTTCAGGAAATATCAGCCACAGGTCTGCTGATCGAAAATTCAGTTTTAACTCATCCAATATTTTTACAGCAACAGACAATAACCTGATTACCTCTGATGCGACAAGACAGTCGTATATTCTGGCTCCCAATGCACCCGCTCTTTATGATGCGGAAGGTAACCTTAACTGGGAAAACAATACGTTTACGAATCCCGCAGCGGCTTTTGAGAACTCCTATTCCAATAACAATCTGCAATTCCTTAACAACATCAGTATGGAGTATGAAGCTTTTGACAACTTTAAGCTCAAACTCAATGGAGGTTTAACCTATCAGACTTTTGACGAATGGTCACTTCGTCCGAGTACGGCGTATAGCCCTTCTGCTGGGGCAACACCTCTCAATTCCATGTCTTCAAAATCCAACCAGTACAGACTGTCTATGGTGATAGAACCCCAGATAAGCTGGATGTACAGAGCAGGTAAACATAAATTTGATATCCTGATGGGAGGTACCTATCAGAGAGATGTTTCAGACCGAGGTGAAATTCAGGGATCTGGTTTTGAGAGTAATGCCTTTATCTATAATATAGGTGCTGCAATTAATAAAGTCGTCCTTGACCAGATCAGTACTGAATACCGGTACGGTGCTTTTTTCGGCAGAATCAACTATCAGTACGATAAAAAATATATCCTCAATCTTACAGGAAGAAGAGACGGCAGCAGCAGATTCGGTCCGAATAATAAATATGCAATATTCGGTGCCATTGGGGCAGCATGGCTGTTTTCGGAAGAAGACTTTATGAAGAACATCTCATGGCTCAGTTTTGGAAAGCTGAGAGGGAGTTATGGTTCATCAGGAAGTGATAATATCGGGGATTACCAATACCTTGATACCTTTGCTACGGCTAATCTCATCTATAATGGCAGCACCGGACTGGCTCCAACAAAACTCTACAATCCTGATTTCAGCTGGGAAAGAACGATCAAAACAGAAGCTGCTCTTGAACTAGGTTTGTTCAACAACAGGCTTAACCTAAGTGCTGCGTATTACCGAAACCGCTCAGGAAATCAATTGGTAGGCTATCAGCTTTCCTCAGTAACGGGATTCAGCAGTGTGCTGGCCAATCTGGATGCTGTTATTCAGAATACAGGATTTGAATTTGAGGCCAGCGGAGAAATTATCAATAAGGGAAATTTTTCATGGAAAAGTTCTTTCAATATCACTATTCCACGAAACAAGCTGATTTCCTTTCCTGGACTTGAAGGTTCATCCTATGCTAATACTTATGTGATCGGACAGCCTGTGAACATTGTTAAACTATACCAGCTTCAGGGGGTAAATCCCACTACCTTGGTGTATGATTTTACCGATTTCAATGGCGACGGAAAGATCGCATCACCGGAGGACAGACAGGTGATCAGAAATCTTGGACAGCAGTTTTACGGAGGACTAAGCAATGAATTACGCTACCGAAACTGGAACTTTTCATTTTTGTTGCAATTTGTAAAGCAGCAGAGCCGAAACTATAACTCAGCAATTTCTTCACCAGGTATTATGGCGAATCTCCCGGTGGAGGCATTGAATGTATGGTCGCCTTCAAATCCCACCGGCATTTATATGCCATACCGCTCTACGTCCAATTCTTCGCATAGCCTTTTTCAAAATAGTGATGCCAGTGTTTCTGATGCTTCATTTATAAGGTTTAAAAATGTGCAGCTTACCTATAATCTTTCTTTGGATTCAGGTATTTTCAGGGAAGTAAAGCTTTACTTTCAGGGGCAGAACCTCTGGACATGGACGAAGTTTTTTGGAATTGATCCCGAGATGACCTCTTTTGGATTCTTGCCTCCCTTGAAAACTTATTCATTGGGCATTCAACTTACGCTGTAA
- a CDS encoding alpha/beta hydrolase family protein yields MASSATGTAAQSPSESSKFRLLMRVYCLIILLFSPHCFNAQRSIKELDQWMSRFSTMIGQMKVSEDQRFVLLTKMYANNSDSVLVFDRQSAVIPSDTILKKSNISFLNNYTVFASGPGRAELIELKSKKREIYDSVQRCNVNETLKQYFILGTDKNLKIYNAKGKVLHHEVATLNYTISEQGQVYILAESGGFHQILNWNGSTMKLLYSTATNIVAMDLLESERFIVVKEKIGPNGKIRIRLLRVSDGQLFHNNRISLGDAQNMKLTEAGPSETFLIDISVRNLPEKTGKLEIWYGGDKYLRNKDQGLIEHQYMVWNVKNNQVHSIPPKSMQVYVATDHPRYFWTYNAREDNDYRGFRSLNVYRYDLLENKSELVFENASEMVIGKDSRYTIGFLMYKNQWMVYDHLLKQTKMIDYNGTLSYPIFMPDGSLLFTAGDRLINYHLETGVLKTAFKQENSKISFYEYSGKMIHQMESFKITQRTIEMSQPLMLHIRRENHNESGYYSFYKGKLKKIMPYSSNRIKMFSQKDKHDLMYSIEENYNMSPRLYSKSKSSGQKKVLYTTNLHDKEAIDLQQNVISYTNSEGKDLKGVLYYPIKFDKTKKYPLVVQVYSIQHDEFNKYLYPAWGPSGFNIRLLLENGYMVFQPDIVSDRRGPGISALDCVHSGLDAIRENENIDFRRMGLTGHSFGGYETNFIATHSERFSAYVSGAGLSDIMNTYFSFNELFKIADYSRFETGQFSMGVSFSEDKDLYYKNNPINFIEKVNAPVLLWAGKKDTNIPPTQTMSFYMGLLRNRKKVVALMYADQEHTFKKSSEDIRDLNTKILEWWDYHLKRRKDIGWIDKEMKRDAE; encoded by the coding sequence ATGGCCTCTTCCGCAACAGGAACTGCTGCTCAATCCCCATCTGAATCCTCAAAATTTAGGTTACTAATGAGAGTGTATTGTTTAATTATTCTGCTGTTTTCTCCGCATTGCTTTAATGCACAGAGGTCGATTAAGGAATTGGACCAGTGGATGTCGCGTTTCTCCACGATGATAGGTCAGATGAAGGTATCTGAAGATCAGCGATTCGTTTTGCTCACTAAAATGTATGCAAATAATTCTGATTCAGTTCTTGTGTTTGACCGCCAATCAGCAGTCATTCCATCCGATACCATTTTAAAAAAGAGCAACATCAGTTTTCTGAACAATTATACGGTCTTTGCTTCAGGACCGGGCAGGGCTGAATTAATTGAGCTGAAGTCCAAAAAAAGAGAAATTTATGATAGTGTACAGCGATGCAATGTCAATGAAACCCTGAAGCAATATTTCATATTGGGTACTGATAAAAACCTGAAAATCTATAATGCCAAAGGAAAAGTGCTTCACCATGAGGTGGCAACATTGAACTATACTATTTCGGAGCAGGGACAGGTTTATATTCTTGCTGAAAGTGGAGGATTTCATCAAATATTGAATTGGAATGGAAGCACTATGAAATTGCTTTATTCCACTGCAACTAACATTGTTGCGATGGATCTTTTAGAATCAGAGAGATTTATTGTTGTAAAAGAAAAAATAGGTCCTAATGGAAAGATCAGGATAAGATTGTTGAGAGTATCAGACGGACAGCTGTTTCATAACAACCGGATCAGTCTAGGAGATGCCCAAAACATGAAATTAACTGAAGCAGGTCCTTCTGAAACTTTTTTGATTGATATTTCCGTTAGGAACCTCCCCGAGAAAACTGGAAAACTTGAAATATGGTATGGAGGAGACAAATATCTGCGCAATAAGGACCAGGGGCTGATTGAGCATCAGTATATGGTATGGAATGTTAAAAATAATCAAGTTCATTCTATCCCTCCTAAATCAATGCAGGTCTATGTAGCGACAGACCATCCACGTTATTTTTGGACGTATAATGCCAGGGAGGACAATGATTACCGTGGATTTAGAAGCCTGAATGTATATCGATATGACCTTTTAGAAAACAAATCTGAACTTGTTTTTGAGAATGCTTCAGAAATGGTCATAGGAAAGGACAGTCGTTACACCATCGGATTTCTGATGTATAAGAATCAATGGATGGTCTACGATCATCTGTTAAAGCAGACAAAAATGATCGATTATAATGGAACATTAAGCTATCCTATCTTTATGCCTGATGGCAGTTTGCTCTTTACGGCAGGAGACCGACTGATCAATTATCACCTGGAAACAGGTGTGTTAAAAACAGCATTTAAACAAGAGAACAGCAAAATCAGCTTTTATGAATACAGTGGAAAAATGATTCATCAGATGGAATCTTTTAAGATAACACAACGAACTATTGAAATGTCACAGCCGTTGATGCTGCATATCAGGAGAGAAAATCATAATGAGTCCGGATATTATTCTTTTTATAAAGGTAAGCTCAAAAAAATAATGCCGTACAGCAGCAACAGGATTAAAATGTTCTCGCAAAAGGACAAGCATGATTTAATGTATTCGATCGAAGAAAACTACAACATGTCTCCACGGTTGTACAGCAAAAGCAAGTCATCAGGTCAAAAGAAGGTACTTTATACAACCAACCTTCATGATAAAGAAGCGATAGACTTGCAGCAGAATGTTATTTCATACACCAACAGTGAAGGTAAGGACCTGAAAGGAGTTCTATATTATCCCATTAAATTCGACAAGACAAAAAAATATCCTTTGGTGGTACAGGTATACAGTATTCAGCATGATGAATTCAACAAATACCTGTATCCCGCCTGGGGACCCAGTGGATTCAATATTCGACTGCTTCTTGAGAACGGTTATATGGTTTTTCAACCGGACATTGTTTCAGATAGAAGGGGGCCGGGAATTTCGGCACTTGATTGTGTTCATTCTGGATTAGATGCGATTCGGGAAAATGAAAATATTGATTTTAGACGCATGGGTTTGACAGGACACTCATTTGGTGGTTATGAGACCAATTTTATCGCTACCCATTCAGAAAGGTTCTCAGCCTATGTCTCGGGGGCAGGTCTTAGTGATATTATGAATACTTACTTTTCATTTAATGAACTGTTTAAAATAGCAGACTATTCAAGATTTGAAACAGGGCAGTTTTCAATGGGAGTTTCTTTTTCAGAGGATAAGGACCTGTATTATAAAAATAATCCCATCAATTTTATTGAGAAAGTCAACGCACCTGTATTGCTTTGGGCAGGTAAGAAAGACACTAATATTCCGCCAACGCAAACCATGAGCTTCTATATGGGATTATTAAGAAACAGAAAAAAGGTGGTGGCACTGATGTATGCAGATCAGGAACACACCTTCAAGAAAAGTTCCGAAGACATCAGGGATCTTAATACTAAAATCTTAGAATGGTGGGACTATCACCTGAAAAGGCGGAAAGATATAGGATGGATCGATAAAGAAATGAAAAGGGACGCAGAATAG
- the dptF gene encoding DNA phosphorothioation-dependent restriction protein DptF → MRNHILIDELQKLKESSRYAIAQGNSYDIDDFKKFLHIEREVENKLKQIIISSSKLNTSQLVLVCGNVGDGKSHILSYLHNEIPNEIGKFQIHNDATESHNPNESSNDTLLRTLNSFTDENISQSNVKLILAINLGTLSKFMEEYGFKFQKLGTFIQKESILDNTLVSSQDFNADSHFHQINFTDYHLYSLTENGPVSDIIKELLCRIITPSESNLIYKAYKKIKDVADLSRCPVKYNYEFLFRSENRELIELLIIQSIAQNKEIVSVRSLLNFIYDLIVPIQLSSLADIDQLNAVRNLSDSELIDCLIPNYIFEHADLSNLFARLSELDPCNVRSDETDEKLLKLQSIDSPSELFAINIQPELYGEVFKTIKMDEVDRNLVSKFFLRLNFFQYGNLFENSNFQEYITWLYHFNKGNPTYLNKIYNLVENSVKKWYGDPKKGDKVVVRLGRRQTKYRVFQDFSLTPKPYIPNNSEDKVLYQFVQEFTVCYASPIPNEQDIKIAIDYSLFKTLKMINKGYRPNKKDNNNFIYFVYFINEVIQGNQYNTLYIDEVNVGKPIDYKLTKNHFGGYKFELVS, encoded by the coding sequence ATGAGAAATCATATATTAATTGATGAACTACAGAAACTTAAGGAGTCTTCTAGGTATGCTATCGCACAAGGTAATAGCTATGACATTGATGATTTCAAGAAATTTCTACATATTGAAAGAGAGGTTGAGAATAAATTAAAGCAGATTATTATTTCAAGCAGCAAGCTTAACACTTCACAGCTTGTACTCGTTTGCGGAAATGTGGGAGACGGAAAATCGCATATTTTATCATATTTGCATAATGAAATCCCGAATGAGATAGGGAAATTTCAAATCCATAATGATGCTACAGAATCTCATAATCCAAATGAATCTTCAAACGATACACTACTCCGAACTCTAAATAGTTTTACAGATGAAAACATTAGTCAATCTAATGTAAAACTGATTCTTGCTATTAACCTAGGAACTTTGAGCAAGTTTATGGAAGAATATGGTTTTAAATTTCAGAAATTAGGAACATTTATCCAGAAAGAATCCATTTTGGACAATACATTGGTAAGTTCTCAAGATTTTAATGCTGACAGCCATTTTCATCAAATAAATTTTACGGATTACCATTTATACTCGCTAACAGAAAATGGTCCCGTATCCGATATTATTAAAGAATTACTATGTAGAATTATTACTCCTTCTGAAAGTAATCTTATATACAAAGCATATAAAAAGATCAAAGATGTTGCTGACTTATCCAGATGCCCGGTAAAATATAACTACGAATTCCTATTCCGTTCTGAAAACAGAGAATTGATTGAGCTATTAATAATCCAATCCATTGCTCAAAACAAGGAGATAGTGTCAGTACGATCCTTACTCAATTTTATTTATGACTTGATTGTTCCTATACAATTGTCTTCATTAGCTGATATTGATCAATTAAATGCTGTCCGTAATTTGTCCGATTCTGAGCTTATAGATTGTCTAATTCCGAATTATATTTTTGAGCATGCAGATCTATCGAATTTGTTTGCGAGACTTTCTGAATTAGACCCATGTAATGTACGAAGTGATGAGACAGACGAAAAATTACTGAAATTACAAAGTATTGACAGTCCATCAGAATTATTTGCAATCAATATTCAACCAGAATTATATGGTGAAGTGTTTAAAACTATTAAAATGGATGAAGTCGATAGAAATCTTGTTTCAAAATTTTTTTTAAGGCTTAATTTTTTTCAATATGGAAACCTTTTTGAGAACAGTAACTTTCAAGAATACATTACATGGCTGTATCATTTTAATAAAGGTAACCCAACATATCTAAACAAAATTTACAACTTGGTAGAAAATTCCGTAAAAAAATGGTATGGTGATCCAAAGAAAGGTGATAAAGTTGTTGTAAGACTAGGAAGAAGACAAACTAAATATCGGGTGTTTCAAGATTTTTCCTTAACTCCGAAACCGTACATACCAAATAATTCTGAAGATAAAGTTTTATATCAGTTTGTACAGGAATTCACTGTATGTTATGCGTCTCCAATTCCAAATGAGCAAGATATTAAAATAGCAATAGACTACAGTTTATTTAAAACGCTGAAAATGATTAATAAGGGGTATCGCCCAAACAAGAAAGACAATAATAATTTTATATACTTTGTCTATTTTATAAATGAAGTAATTCAAGGAAATCAATACAACACTTTATATATTGATGAAGTAAATGTAGGAAAACCAATTGATTACAAACTGACTAAAAATCATTTTGGAGGTTATAAATTTGAATTGGTATCATGA
- a CDS encoding RagB/SusD family nutrient uptake outer membrane protein, which yields MKSIFNSIIMAVLISLMSTAISCEKMLEVELPDNQMLSETVFSDTQTANAVLSGLYAGLWESSPVTGDQSGRLLSLYTDDLTYYAVNATNGLPELSNNTQIDSNQFVSSFWNAAYQKIYVSNSILEGLEGAGHIPAADKARIKGETLVIRSLLLFYVQQVYGDIPFPVTTNYMINQSISKTPSAEVLMRIESDVKEAIELLSDTYQNNERIYINKKTAQLLLGKVQMQQLKWSEAEATLKTVVQSPLYQFQNDITKVFLKNGSHIIWQLKPKNNGDAVKEATIYYFVNVAPTSMALSTSLVSSFLNGDLRKQYWMGTVTVGSNTWYRAEKYKARSSNSTENSIVFRLEEAYLLLAEALAQQNKMSEALPFINPIKQRAGQPLLGSSVTQQQLLEEILNENRKEFFTEMGHRFLDLKRAGKLNELQQTKPNWKDQHKVWPLPQQELLLNPHLNPQNLGY from the coding sequence ATGAAATCAATATTCAATAGTATAATAATGGCAGTGCTCATCTCTCTGATGAGTACCGCCATATCGTGTGAAAAAATGCTGGAAGTGGAATTGCCCGACAACCAAATGTTGTCAGAAACCGTTTTCAGTGATACTCAGACTGCCAACGCCGTATTATCTGGATTGTATGCCGGATTGTGGGAATCATCACCTGTTACGGGAGATCAAAGCGGAAGGCTTTTGAGTCTCTATACTGATGACCTTACCTACTATGCAGTCAATGCCACTAATGGGCTGCCTGAACTATCCAATAATACTCAGATTGATTCCAATCAGTTTGTCAGTTCGTTCTGGAATGCTGCGTATCAGAAAATATATGTCAGCAATTCCATACTCGAAGGGCTGGAAGGAGCAGGTCATATTCCGGCAGCTGATAAAGCAAGGATAAAAGGGGAGACCCTGGTTATCCGCTCTTTGCTCCTTTTTTACGTTCAGCAGGTTTATGGAGATATTCCTTTTCCTGTGACCACCAATTATATGATCAATCAGAGTATTTCAAAAACACCTTCTGCAGAAGTGCTGATGAGAATTGAATCTGATGTGAAGGAAGCTATTGAACTGCTTTCTGATACATACCAAAATAATGAACGCATCTATATTAATAAAAAAACAGCCCAGCTTCTTCTGGGCAAAGTTCAGATGCAACAGCTGAAATGGAGTGAGGCAGAAGCCACCTTGAAAACAGTTGTTCAGAGTCCACTGTATCAGTTTCAAAATGATATCACCAAGGTCTTTCTTAAAAATGGCAGCCATATTATCTGGCAGCTTAAGCCTAAAAACAATGGGGATGCGGTAAAGGAAGCAACTATTTATTATTTTGTTAATGTTGCTCCAACCTCTATGGCACTTTCCACATCTCTGGTCAGCTCGTTTCTGAATGGAGATCTTAGAAAGCAATATTGGATGGGAACTGTTACAGTTGGGAGCAACACCTGGTACAGAGCGGAAAAATACAAAGCAAGGTCTTCCAACTCCACAGAAAACTCCATTGTCTTCAGACTGGAAGAGGCCTATTTACTGTTGGCAGAGGCTCTGGCTCAACAAAATAAAATGTCAGAGGCCCTACCGTTTATTAACCCGATCAAACAAAGGGCAGGACAGCCTTTGCTTGGCAGTTCTGTTACACAACAGCAGCTTCTTGAGGAAATCCTTAATGAAAACAGAAAAGAATTTTTTACAGAAATGGGACATCGATTTCTCGATTTGAAAAGAGCAGGAAAGCTTAATGAACTACAGCAGACCAAACCCAACTGGAAAGATCAACATAAAGTATGGCCTCTTCCGCAACAGGAACTGCTGCTCAATCCCCATCTGAATCCTCAAAATTTAGGTTACTAA
- the dptG gene encoding DNA phosphorothioation-dependent restriction protein DptG, which produces MRKIELLKAGKYGLEGRLLKANTFQHHTGYQINIFPFKTQPGGHVFKNDFLSFQGIMGEVIRLSNNTELDKFKNTANYKTELKQTILKNVLEKVETSEKKQLEDIINKMFFEHDNSLFKYDFHVISYKNFINNNNAIKDVPVFISDVFIQNNEQFKALFSENKSKNILNQLISECLPNHIDKKDSKRDKQIFKNMIPAVTEIFQKDFDFLMSDKDYFLENFELFFKYYYFFYFTQLTFKLDNFGQQDYHIKPIYFSMDWENLSESRLQLHKIGWREVSKHYERVFAHANALELINYILVDNTLIGDYDEITKLFNSFEESEKEEFKTCLEQLLEFYKNEVKTLNPPASWEECHSNLNLKSFDQEITTLIYSLWYTIRYQFENGKRNKPYKDYALWLSSFSKENFTKSGGRLGSKLVLSQEILLFLTKLCVGNREKIRLKSFWEKLQERGITFDETSKLEVIKLFERINLIEKKSDSGDAQYIKSSL; this is translated from the coding sequence ATGAGGAAAATAGAATTATTAAAAGCTGGAAAATATGGCTTAGAAGGAAGACTATTAAAAGCAAATACATTTCAGCACCATACTGGTTACCAGATTAACATATTTCCATTTAAAACACAACCTGGAGGACATGTCTTTAAAAATGACTTTTTATCTTTTCAGGGAATTATGGGTGAAGTTATTCGTTTGTCCAATAACACCGAATTGGATAAATTCAAGAACACTGCGAATTATAAAACTGAACTAAAACAAACCATTCTCAAAAATGTGCTCGAAAAAGTTGAGACTAGTGAAAAAAAACAACTGGAAGACATTATCAATAAAATGTTTTTTGAGCATGATAATTCATTGTTTAAGTATGATTTCCATGTTATCTCTTACAAAAACTTCATTAACAACAATAATGCAATAAAGGACGTTCCAGTCTTTATTTCAGATGTTTTTATTCAAAACAATGAACAATTTAAAGCTCTATTTTCTGAAAACAAAAGTAAAAACATTCTGAATCAACTTATTTCAGAATGTTTGCCAAATCATATCGACAAAAAAGATAGTAAACGCGACAAGCAGATTTTTAAAAATATGATTCCTGCTGTTACCGAAATATTTCAAAAAGATTTTGATTTTTTAATGAGTGATAAAGATTATTTTTTGGAGAATTTTGAATTATTCTTCAAATATTACTATTTTTTTTACTTTACACAACTAACTTTCAAACTAGACAATTTTGGACAGCAGGATTACCATATAAAACCAATTTACTTTTCTATGGATTGGGAAAATTTATCCGAATCAAGATTACAACTCCATAAAATCGGATGGAGAGAGGTTTCTAAACATTACGAACGTGTTTTTGCACACGCTAACGCATTAGAATTGATTAATTACATCCTAGTAGATAATACTTTGATTGGCGATTATGATGAGATTACAAAATTATTTAACTCTTTTGAAGAATCGGAAAAAGAAGAATTTAAAACTTGTTTAGAACAGTTACTCGAATTTTATAAAAATGAAGTAAAGACACTAAATCCTCCTGCAAGTTGGGAAGAATGTCACAGTAATCTTAATTTAAAGAGTTTTGATCAAGAGATTACAACACTGATCTATTCATTATGGTATACAATCCGCTACCAATTTGAGAACGGAAAACGTAATAAACCTTACAAGGACTACGCTTTGTGGCTAAGTAGCTTCAGTAAAGAAAACTTTACAAAATCAGGTGGACGTCTGGGAAGCAAATTGGTGTTATCTCAAGAGATTTTACTGTTTCTAACCAAACTATGTGTGGGAAACAGAGAAAAAATTCGTTTAAAATCGTTTTGGGAAAAACTTCAAGAACGAGGGATCACATTTGATGAAACTTCTAAATTGGAAGTTATTAAATTATTTGAACGAATTAATCTAATCGAGAAAAAAAGCGATAGCGGTGATGCACAATACATTAAATCCTCTTTATAA